A single genomic interval of Camelina sativa cultivar DH55 chromosome 11, Cs, whole genome shotgun sequence harbors:
- the LOC104728080 gene encoding glutathione S-transferase T3-like: protein MLWLLYWQWVNKYYAETPHAIANGEQGMNINYKQRWFRINEFTNKFCGAYAAAERLTSSGHSENDVLKMAHDIYFSEYKTKFTMEHCWCLLRFEQKWLNLKAINNPLTSVRTKRKPVAAASQSESGSQSEAASQSESTHTEQDFEIRPQGIKAAKAKRNTAQGKALAEYKSMWEVKKVDMAEKDKLQKLGILDTLFAKPEPLSEADQVIKDKIVAQYF from the coding sequence ATGCTTTGGTTGTTGTATTGGCAATGGGTTAACAAATACTATGCAGAGACTCCTCATGCTATAGCCAATGGTGAACAGGGGATGAACATAAACTATAAGCAGAGGTGGTTTAGGATTAATGAGTTCACTAACAAGTTCTGCGGGGCTTATGCAGCTGCAGAGAGACTAACCAGTAGTGGACACTCTGAGAACGATGTGCTGAAGATGGCTCACGACATCTACTTCTCTGAATATAAGACGAAGTTTACAATGGAGCATTGCTGGTGTTTGTTAAGGTTTGAGCAGAAATGGTTAAACCTTAAAGCTATTAACAACCCTTTAACTTCAGTcagaacaaagaggaaaccaGTTGCTGCAGCTTCACAATCCGAGTCAGGTTCACAATCCGAGGCAGCTTCACAATCCGAGTCAACCCACACTGAGCAAGACTTTGAGATAAGGCCTCAAGGTATCAAGGCTGCAAAGGCCAAGAGGAACACTGCTCAGGGGAAGGCTCTAGCTGAGTACAAAAGCATGTGGGAAGTAAAGAAGGTGGATATGGCTGAAAAAGATAAGCTACAGAAGCTTGGCATACTAGACACACTTTTTGCCAAACCAGAGCCACTTAGTGAAGCTGATCAAGTTATCAAGGATAAGATAGTGGCTCAGTATTTCTGA